Proteins from a single region of Electrophorus electricus isolate fEleEle1 chromosome 5, fEleEle1.pri, whole genome shotgun sequence:
- the rrs1 gene encoding ribosome biogenesis regulatory protein homolog, producing MAACSIEDVLAKAEKDEAEKLKSITVNKELDLEFDIGNLLALDKNSINLREFKQQNKEDFLRSLARDNAQLLINEIWKHPSERVEDVIVVKLPDPTTPLPREKPAPKPRPPTKWEQFAKLKGIQKKKKTNLVWDEVNKEWRRRWGYKRANDNTKEWLIEVPESADPNEDQFAKRKEAKKERVAKNEFNRLRNVARAQKIKVPGIGLAPSAKQSKAELSRAVSVAKTSTASVGKFQDHLPKEKTPKNTGKKRTFQPVIGDFANEKQKQLDLLKVMDSKKPRLEITKAVNKQMREEDAEAASKRRRVPGQKGRKRNMPAKGKRSGPSGKGKGKASKGRGRNPRMKQGNR from the coding sequence ATGGCTGCCTGCAGCATTGAAGACGTGCTTGCTAAAGCAGAAAAAGATGAGGCTGAGAAACTAAAAAGTATAACGGTAAACAAAGAATTAGATCTCGAGTTTGATATAGGTAATTTGCTCGCGTTAGACAAAAACTCAATAAATTTGCGTGAgtttaaacagcaaaacaaagaagaTTTTCTTCGTTCACTGGCACGAGACAACGCTCAACTCCTCATCAACGAGATATGGAAACATCCATCAGAGCGAGTTGAAGACGTTATTGTCGTCAAGCTTCCAGATCCAACCACTCCATTACCTAGGGAGAAGCCCGCACCCAAACCAAGGCCTCCGACAAAATGGGAACAGTTTGCGAAGCTTAAAGGTattcagaagaaaaagaaaacgaaCTTGGTGTGGGATGAGGTTAACAAGGAGTGGAGAAGGCGCTGGGGATACAAGCGTGCTAATGACAATACGAAAGAATGGCTGATCGAAGTGCCCGAGTCAGCAGATCCAAACGAGGATCAGTTTGCGAAGCGAAAAGAGGCTAAGAAGGAAAGAGTGGCGAAGAACGAGTTTAACCGCCTTAGGAACGTCGCTAGAGCTCAGAAGATTAAAGTGCCTGGGATCGGACTGGCGCCCTCCGCCAAGCAGTCAAAGGCCGAGCTGTCTCGAGCTGTCAGTGTTGCGAAAACATCCACAGCGTCGGTCGGGAAGTTCCAGGACCACTTACCCAAGGAAAAGACCCCGAAAAACACCGGGAAAAAGAGAACATTCCAGCCCGTCATTGGCGACTTTGCCAACGAGAAACAAAAGCAGTTGGACTTACTTAAAGTCATGGACAGTAAGAAACCTCGTCTTGAAATCACCAAAGCGGTAAATAAACAGATGAGGGAAGAGGACGCCGAAGCGGCTTCAAAACGTCGGAGGGTTCCAGGACAGAAGGGACGCAAAAGAAACATGCCCGCTAAAGGAAAGAGAAGTGGTCCTTCTGGGAAAGGAAAGGGGAAGGCGTCCAAAGGCAGAGGACGAAACCCTCGCATGAAACAAGGGAACCGTTAA
- the mybl1 gene encoding myb-related protein A: MANMKSRSEDEDEERHSTDPDNRDPKNSKKMLGKVKWSREEDERLKKLVEHHGTDAWRLIANYFPTRTDGQCQHRWQKVLNPELVKGPWTKEEDQRVIELVHKYGPKRWSVIAKHLQGRIGKQCRERWHNHLNPEVKKSSWTQEEDRIIYEAHKRLGNRWAEISKLLPGRTDNSIKNHWNSTMRRKVEQEGYLQENRRGFCTEQPPKRRHKPCPSMDHLHSHSQQLINGQSQLAGYSYGSVSSQCMDSMAESSSFVSPCHDDPDKEQRIKELELLLMSAENEVRRRSGPRNSENYSNWSDSMADDTITTTGSLEEGGVALCRVEKGRASSVPLHISPSKFLAVEASAVLSTLHTIPEFAETMELIDSDPMAWSEVASFDLSEAVSSPKPPTLPAAYPALEAGTEDVNYHHLTGPAAPELSRPQVGVGQGKPVHHPAPSTSKFSTPPPSIPRKKTREMGDHSPAEDRHCVPFTDNGNSSPKGTPVKGLPFSPSQFFNISGAEHLNLDNPALTSTPVCGQKCFLGTPHQRETTPKHQKENAGFRTPKIRKSIMCHVPRTPTPFKNALAAQEKMHGPLKMVPQPLAFLEEDIREVLKEETGADIFTQMQALPEHRLCEVDVPARKVRKSLLLDTWGKDCLNVQLFSQQHVSSNEQCHNDGLLSSALLMSPLAEEEELACSPDPIKDDTQPPTCTLSPQAKKELHIHRSSAFQTSTQLSSEWEAVVFGKTEDQLIMTEQARRYLNSQLPSCTSRALVL, from the exons tgaggatgaggatgaggagcgTCATTCTACAGACCCTGATAACAGAGACCCCAAAAATTCCAAAAAGATGCTGGGCAAAGTCAAATGGTCCCGGGAAGAG GACGAGAGACTCAAGAAGCTTGTTGAGCACCATGGTACCGATGCATGGAGATTAATTGCAAATTATTTCCCA ACAAGGACAGATGGCCAATGTCAACACCGCTGGCAGAAGGTCCTCAACCCAGAGCTGGTAAAAGGGCCCTGGACAAAGGAGGAGGATCAGAGG GTGATAGAACTGGTGCATAAGTATGGCCCCAAACGATGGTCTGTCATCGCCAAGCACCTTCAAGGCCGCATTGGCAAACAGTGTCGGGAGCGGTGGCACAACCACCTTAACCCTGAGGTGAAGAAGTCCTCCTGGACTCAGGAGGAGGATCGCATCATATATGAGGCACACAAGCGCCTTGGTAACCGATGGGCTGAGATCTCAAAGCTGCTAcctggaag GACAGACAACTCCATTAAGAACCACTGGAACTCCACCATGCGTAGGAAGGTGGAACAGGAGGGCTACCTGCAGGAGAACAGGAGGGGCTTCTGCACTGAGCAGCCCCCAAAGAGGCGCCACAAACCCTGCCCTTCCATGGATCACCTGCACAGCCACAGCCAGCAGCTCATCAACGGCCAGTCCCAG ctGGCCGGATACTCGTATGGCTCTGTGAGCAGCCAGTGTATGGACAGCATGGCAGAGAGCTCCAGCTTTGTGTCG CCGTGCCATGACGATCCTGACAAAGAACAGCGAATTAAGGAGCTCGAGCTGCTGCTTATGTCAGCCGAGAATGAAGTCAGAAGACGGTCCGGCCCTCGC AACTCTGAGAACTACTCCAACTGGTCCGACAGCATGGCAGACGATACCATAACCACCACGGGGAGTCTGGAAGAGGGGGGTGTAGCGCTGTGCCGTGTGGAAAAGGGTCGTGCTTCATCCGTGCCACTGCACATCTCGCCCAGCAAGTTCCTGGCAGTGGAGGCCAGTGCCGTGCTCTCCACCCTGCACACCATCCCTGAGTTTGCTGAGACCATGGAGCTTATTGACTCG GATCCAATGGCCTGGAGTGAAGTGGCTAGTTTCGACCTGTCTGAGGCTGTGAGCTCTCCTAAGCCCCCCACCCTTCCTGCAGCTTATCCAGCTCTGGAGGCAGGTACAGAGGATGTCAACTACCACCACCTCACTGGCCCTGCTGCACCGGAGCTGAGCAGACCACAGGTTGGAGTGGGGCAGGGGAAGCCCGTCCATCACCCTGCCCCTTCCACAAGCAAGTTCAGCACCCCGCCCCCATCCATTCCGAGGAAGAAGACAAGAGAGATGGGGGACCATTCACCTGCTGAGGACAGACACTGTGTTCCTTTTACAGACAACGGCAACAGCTCACCCAAAGGCACACCAGTCAAAGGTTTGCCGTTCTCCCCCTCTCAG TTCTTCAACATATCTGGGGCAGAGCATCTGAACCTTGATAACCCTGCCCTCACATCCACTCCAGTATGCGGGCAGAAGTGCTTCCTTGGCACACCTCACCAGAGGGAAACCACGCCCAAACATCAGAAAGAGAATGCTGG TTTCAGGACCCCCAAGATCCGAAAATCCATAATGTGCCACGTCCCAAGGACACCCACTCCCTTCAAAAACGCCCTGGCTGCTCAGGAGAAGATGCATGGGCCCTTAAAAATGGTG ccccAGCCATTGGCTTTCCTTGAGGAGGACATTAGAGAAGTGCTGAAGGAGGAGACAGGAGCTGATATTTTCACTCAGATGCAGGCCCTGCCTGaacacagactgtgtgag GTGGATGTCCCTGCCAGGAAGGTGAGGAAGTCTTTGTTGCTGGACACCTGGGGGAAGGACTGTCTCAATGTGCAGCTGTTTTCTCAGCAGCATGTAAGCAGTAACGAACAG TGCCACAACGATGGCTTGCTGAGCAGCGCTCTGCTGATGAGCCCCctggctgaggaagaggagcttgCTTGCTCGCCCGATCCCATAAAGGACGACACCCAGCCCCCCACCTGCACCCTTAGCCCACAGGCCAAAAAGGAGCTCCATATACACAGAAGCTCAGCCTTCCAAACATCCACTCAG CTGAGCAGCGAGTGGGAGGCAGTGGTGTTCGGGAAGACTGAGGACCAGCTGATCATGACCGAGCAGGCCAGGCGCTACCTGAACTCCCAGCTGCCCTCCTGCACATCCAGAGCTCTGGTGCTGTGA